One part of the Ochrobactrum quorumnocens genome encodes these proteins:
- the ureE gene encoding urease accessory protein UreE — MIKVKSIIRAHEVIDVVPAGHAILERDERHLRRKAIALEDGEKIFVDFAQSVVLDHGDRLVLEDGREIEIRAAREALYEIRGRDALHIAKLAWHIGNRHLAAQIEPDRIFILRDHVIKAMLEGLGAKVKDTNDIFSPLRGAYSSGHSSHDHEHHDHHHDHHHHDHD, encoded by the coding sequence ATGATAAAAGTAAAATCGATAATCCGCGCGCATGAAGTGATCGATGTCGTGCCGGCAGGTCATGCAATTCTCGAACGCGATGAGCGTCATCTGCGCCGCAAAGCCATTGCGCTTGAGGATGGCGAGAAGATATTCGTCGATTTCGCCCAATCCGTGGTTCTTGATCATGGCGACCGATTGGTGCTGGAAGATGGGCGCGAAATCGAAATTCGCGCGGCCCGCGAGGCGCTTTATGAAATTCGCGGACGGGATGCGCTGCATATAGCTAAACTTGCATGGCACATTGGAAATCGGCACTTGGCGGCACAGATTGAACCTGATCGCATCTTCATTCTGCGCGACCATGTAATCAAGGCGATGCTCGAAGGCCTTGGTGCCAAAGTCAAAGATACGAACGATATCTTCAGCCCATTGCGGGGTGCCTATTCCAGCGGGCATTCGTCGCATGATCATGAACACCACGATCATCATCATGACCATCACCACCACGATCACGACTGA
- a CDS encoding urease accessory protein UreF has protein sequence MTITTTITTDHNIALLRLMAWLSPVFPVGSFSYSNGLERAVHDDLVTDVQSLQAWLQSLVTYGPGWNDAVLFAESWREAASDGDLQEVAELTEALAGSHERHMETMLQGAAFLVAAKRWDHAIFERLPSDCAYPVAVGAVSGAHGIPLASALSAYLQAYCINLLQASIRLSVTGQKGVTTLMAALEPILITTAARAAQSTLDDLGSATFLADVTAMKHETQYSRLFRS, from the coding sequence ATGACCATCACCACCACGATCACGACTGATCATAACATAGCATTGCTGCGTCTGATGGCCTGGCTATCGCCGGTTTTTCCGGTCGGCTCGTTCAGCTATAGCAATGGGCTGGAACGTGCGGTTCATGATGATCTGGTCACGGATGTTCAAAGCCTGCAGGCATGGTTGCAATCGCTCGTCACCTATGGCCCCGGCTGGAATGACGCGGTGTTATTTGCCGAAAGCTGGCGAGAGGCCGCTTCAGATGGTGATCTTCAAGAAGTGGCAGAACTTACCGAGGCGCTGGCTGGTTCACACGAACGGCATATGGAAACCATGCTGCAAGGTGCAGCATTTCTGGTGGCGGCAAAAAGGTGGGATCATGCGATTTTCGAGCGTTTACCGTCTGATTGTGCTTACCCGGTGGCAGTGGGCGCTGTTTCCGGTGCGCATGGCATTCCCTTGGCGTCAGCCTTGAGCGCCTATCTTCAGGCTTACTGCATCAATCTTTTGCAGGCATCCATTCGACTGTCTGTCACCGGGCAGAAGGGCGTAACCACCTTGATGGCCGCATTGGAACCAATTCTCATAACAACGGCTGCGCGCGCGGCCCAGTCCACACTTGATGACCTCGGTTCGGCGACTTTCCTTGCCGATGTCACGGCCATGAAACATGAAACACAGTATTCGAGGCTTTTCCGCTCATGA
- the ureG gene encoding urease accessory protein UreG — protein MTQKNGPLRVGIGGPVGSGKTTLTEKLCKALRDKYSIAVITNDIYTREDALILAKHQALSEDRIMGVETGGCPHTAIREDASINLQAIAEMNKRFPDLDIVFIESGGDNLAATFSPDLADLTLYVISVCQGEEIPRKGGPGITRSDFLVINKSDLAPYVHVDLDVMEGDAARMRGKRPYGFTDLHRGKGVQEVVDFIIENGNL, from the coding sequence ATGACACAGAAAAACGGACCTTTGCGCGTTGGTATTGGCGGCCCTGTCGGCTCAGGCAAGACGACGTTGACGGAAAAACTCTGCAAGGCGCTGCGCGATAAATATTCGATCGCCGTCATCACGAACGATATTTATACGCGTGAGGATGCGCTCATTCTTGCCAAGCATCAGGCCTTGTCGGAAGACCGCATCATGGGTGTGGAAACCGGTGGTTGTCCGCATACGGCAATCCGCGAAGATGCCTCGATCAATCTTCAGGCGATTGCTGAGATGAACAAGCGGTTTCCCGACCTTGATATCGTTTTCATCGAATCCGGTGGCGACAACCTTGCAGCAACATTCTCGCCCGATCTGGCTGATCTGACGCTTTATGTGATTTCAGTCTGTCAGGGTGAGGAAATACCTCGCAAAGGCGGACCCGGCATTACGCGGTCTGACTTTCTCGTCATCAACAAGAGCGATCTCGCACCTTATGTCCATGTGGACCTTGATGTCATGGAGGGGGACGCAGCGCGGATGCGCGGCAAACGTCCTTACGGATTTACGGACCTTCATCGCGGCAAAGGCGTGCAGGAGGTCGTGGATTTCATCATAGAAAACGGTAATCTTTAG
- a CDS encoding LysR family transcriptional regulator, giving the protein MPDPRSKLLPPKSFELRHLRYFCALVEEKNFERAATKLGIAQPGLSQQIMALETILGAQLLDRSRRAVQLTQSGEVLYREALKILMQVDATMTAVNRAGRGEIGQISIGYVASAAYSGVVFETIRKFKEDYPGVSVNLVEMELRMQLTRISEGLLDMGFVRWPALLLPGLTSLVVRQEPLVAVLSETHQLAHQSTIELPSLKDEIFITPRQPADIGFHGTTIEACHSAGFEPNISAQALDFTEIASRASIGMGVALAPKSLSAVGLPGIRYIDVTGIPTTSDVALAFRKSEASQAVKSFIAMCRRMAF; this is encoded by the coding sequence ATGCCCGATCCACGCAGCAAGCTTCTACCGCCAAAATCCTTTGAACTGCGTCATTTGCGCTATTTCTGTGCGCTTGTTGAGGAGAAAAACTTCGAACGCGCGGCTACAAAACTCGGCATCGCACAGCCGGGCTTGAGCCAGCAAATCATGGCCCTGGAGACAATTTTGGGGGCTCAGCTTCTGGATCGTTCTCGCCGCGCCGTTCAACTCACACAATCGGGCGAAGTGCTTTACCGTGAGGCCCTCAAAATCCTCATGCAAGTGGATGCGACGATGACCGCGGTCAATCGAGCCGGACGGGGTGAAATCGGCCAGATTTCCATCGGCTATGTGGCTTCTGCTGCGTATTCCGGCGTGGTGTTCGAGACCATTCGCAAATTCAAGGAGGATTATCCCGGCGTTTCTGTCAATCTGGTCGAGATGGAGCTGCGGATGCAACTAACGCGCATTTCCGAGGGCCTTCTAGACATGGGCTTTGTTCGCTGGCCCGCGCTTCTTCTGCCGGGTCTGACCAGCCTTGTGGTGCGTCAGGAGCCGCTGGTTGCGGTACTCAGCGAAACGCATCAGCTTGCGCACCAATCCACCATCGAACTGCCATCTTTAAAAGACGAGATTTTCATCACCCCGCGCCAGCCTGCTGATATAGGCTTTCATGGCACGACAATCGAAGCCTGCCATAGTGCCGGTTTTGAGCCCAATATCAGTGCGCAGGCACTCGATTTTACCGAAATTGCAAGCCGCGCTTCCATTGGGATGGGAGTTGCCTTGGCACCAAAATCGCTCAGTGCAGTAGGATTGCCCGGCATCCGATATATTGATGTGACAGGCATTCCAACCACATCTGATGTGGCGCTTGCTTTCCGCAAAAGTGAAGCATCGCAAGCCGTTAAAAGTTTCATCGCCATGTGTCGACGCATGGCATTCTAA
- a CDS encoding TonB-dependent siderophore receptor — protein MLCGATVATIVAAHAQDTTSSTVLAPIVVNSGSEDPTAAVKGYVAKTSISATKTGTSLVETPQSISVITADQLKAQDAQTLGQALGYTPGVVSEPYGSDPRFDSPLIRGFDGRQVQFLNGLRLMRTAGASAIDPYMLERIEVVRGPASVMFGQGNPGGLINMISKRPTFEKFGEIGVQAGSYNTYGTFFDVGGPVMESDQFAYRFTGMVRKAGTQTDDLDNDRYFIAPAFTWKPDEDTKLTILTSFQHDNPSSPSGLPPQLTLNATSYSLPRDFSVGDPSYDDSSRNVVNLGYELEHRLNETWTFRQNTRYTNQRWDYTALGMASTGLAKDGRTINRTATVQNERLNTFNIDNNLVAEFDTGPVEHKFLVGVDYRYFDNNAGTQFWSATPLDAFNPVYGGPIKYLTAKPTVNTLVDSRMTQVGIYAQDELVYENWRATVGLRQDWASTRGTSANRNTNISRPLDQDDQKLSGRAGLGYVFDNGIAPYVSYATSFEPVAVSATAGVLQPTTGKQWEAGVKYQPNDWDGYFSAAVYDLRQQNVPNTVALPNGTTTTEQIGEVQVKGLELEGVASLAQGLDLRTAYTYMKAEIVGVKDDGNRPANVPEHAASVWLDYAFQEGSALEGFGVGGGVRYIGQRYGDTANTYDLDALTLTDAAIHYQKDGIKASLNIKNIADKKYVASCSSFGCNYGDGRTYMSKLTFTW, from the coding sequence ATGCTTTGCGGCGCGACGGTTGCCACCATTGTTGCAGCACACGCGCAGGATACCACGAGCTCCACCGTGCTGGCGCCGATTGTCGTGAACAGCGGTTCGGAAGATCCCACAGCTGCCGTCAAAGGTTATGTCGCCAAAACCAGCATCAGCGCGACCAAGACCGGCACTTCGTTGGTCGAGACCCCGCAGTCGATTTCGGTTATTACGGCGGATCAGCTGAAGGCGCAGGACGCACAGACCCTCGGACAGGCACTTGGCTACACCCCGGGCGTGGTTTCAGAGCCCTATGGTTCTGATCCGCGGTTTGACTCGCCGCTGATCCGTGGTTTCGATGGTCGTCAGGTGCAGTTTCTCAATGGTCTCCGCCTGATGCGCACGGCGGGTGCTTCAGCGATTGATCCTTATATGCTTGAGCGCATCGAAGTTGTGCGTGGCCCGGCTTCGGTAATGTTCGGTCAGGGCAATCCCGGCGGTCTCATCAATATGATCAGCAAGCGCCCGACCTTTGAGAAATTCGGCGAGATCGGTGTGCAGGCTGGCAGCTATAACACCTACGGCACTTTCTTCGATGTGGGTGGCCCGGTTATGGAAAGTGACCAGTTCGCCTATCGCTTCACAGGCATGGTGCGCAAAGCTGGCACGCAGACGGACGACCTCGACAATGATCGTTATTTTATCGCGCCTGCATTCACGTGGAAGCCCGATGAAGACACCAAGCTCACGATCCTCACCAGCTTTCAGCATGACAACCCAAGCTCACCATCGGGGCTGCCGCCACAGCTTACGCTGAACGCAACCAGCTACAGTCTGCCGCGAGACTTCTCTGTTGGCGATCCGAGCTATGATGATTCAAGCCGTAACGTCGTCAATCTCGGTTATGAGCTCGAGCATCGTCTCAATGAAACGTGGACCTTCCGACAGAACACGCGCTACACCAATCAGCGCTGGGATTATACTGCGCTTGGTATGGCGTCGACTGGGCTTGCCAAGGACGGTCGTACCATCAACAGGACTGCAACAGTTCAGAACGAGCGTTTGAACACGTTCAACATCGATAACAATCTTGTCGCCGAGTTCGATACAGGTCCGGTGGAACACAAATTCCTTGTTGGCGTCGACTACCGCTACTTTGACAACAATGCCGGCACCCAGTTCTGGAGCGCGACGCCACTCGACGCCTTCAACCCTGTTTATGGCGGCCCGATCAAGTATCTGACGGCAAAGCCAACCGTGAATACGCTTGTCGATTCTCGTATGACGCAAGTCGGCATCTATGCACAGGACGAACTTGTCTATGAAAACTGGCGCGCGACTGTTGGGTTGCGTCAGGATTGGGCATCGACACGCGGGACCTCGGCCAACCGCAACACCAATATATCGCGACCACTCGATCAGGATGATCAGAAGCTGAGCGGTCGCGCAGGCCTCGGTTATGTGTTTGACAATGGCATTGCGCCCTATGTCAGCTACGCAACCTCGTTCGAACCTGTTGCTGTGTCGGCGACTGCTGGCGTGCTGCAGCCGACCACCGGGAAGCAATGGGAAGCGGGCGTAAAGTACCAGCCAAATGACTGGGATGGTTATTTTTCAGCGGCCGTTTATGACCTGCGTCAGCAAAATGTTCCAAATACCGTCGCTCTGCCCAACGGTACAACCACGACCGAACAGATCGGTGAAGTACAGGTTAAGGGGCTGGAACTTGAAGGTGTGGCCAGTCTAGCCCAGGGCCTCGACCTGCGCACAGCTTATACGTACATGAAAGCGGAAATTGTTGGCGTCAAGGATGACGGAAATCGCCCCGCAAACGTGCCGGAACATGCGGCAAGCGTCTGGCTGGATTATGCCTTCCAGGAAGGTTCAGCGCTTGAAGGTTTTGGTGTTGGTGGCGGTGTGCGTTATATCGGCCAGCGTTATGGAGATACCGCAAACACCTATGATCTGGATGCGCTCACTTTGACTGATGCTGCGATCCACTATCAGAAGGATGGCATCAAAGCGTCGCTGAATATCAAGAATATTGCGGACAAGAAGTATGTCGCAAGTTGCAGTTCATTCGGATGTAACTATGGTGACGGCAGAACCTATATGAGCAAGCTGACATTTACATGGTAA
- a CDS encoding iron-siderophore ABC transporter substrate-binding protein → MVTDPQRGSIFSDLKLSRRKALGLLAALALPNVARANPYARIAAIDWAMLECLMALGVTPTAATELIRFREDAVEPPVPGSVVDLGLRGSPNFELLYLLKPDLILSSPFYTRHEDALKSIAPVMSMPFYVRGERPYAKSLEAISELGRKLDLNAKADEVLNDQANFLFDTNEVLKQFSSRPTYLINIGDARHFRAFGNDSMFGDILERLGLPNAWTDRSRYTFAAPVPLENLAAKPDARIVIISEIPIESRNSLRNSVIWQSLKPVREGRVYMLDNVNPYGGITAGLRFARLLKEALRAGGETSL, encoded by the coding sequence ATGGTAACAGACCCGCAGCGCGGATCGATATTCTCTGATTTGAAACTAAGCCGCCGGAAAGCTCTTGGCCTTCTGGCGGCTTTGGCTTTGCCAAATGTGGCGCGGGCCAACCCATATGCACGCATTGCGGCTATTGATTGGGCCATGCTGGAATGCCTGATGGCGCTTGGCGTTACACCAACTGCAGCCACCGAGCTTATTAGGTTTCGCGAAGATGCAGTTGAGCCGCCCGTGCCCGGTTCTGTTGTCGATCTCGGACTGCGCGGCTCACCCAATTTCGAGCTTCTCTATCTGCTCAAGCCAGATTTGATCCTGAGCTCCCCTTTTTACACGCGGCATGAGGATGCGTTGAAATCGATAGCGCCGGTCATGTCCATGCCGTTTTATGTGCGCGGTGAAAGGCCTTATGCAAAGTCGCTCGAGGCTATATCGGAGCTAGGGCGCAAGCTGGACCTGAATGCCAAAGCGGACGAAGTCCTGAATGATCAAGCCAACTTCCTGTTCGATACAAATGAAGTGCTAAAACAGTTCTCTTCACGCCCGACCTATCTCATCAATATAGGCGATGCGCGTCATTTCCGCGCTTTTGGAAATGACAGTATGTTCGGTGATATCCTCGAAAGGCTCGGGCTGCCGAATGCCTGGACCGATCGCTCGCGCTATACGTTTGCGGCACCAGTTCCTTTGGAAAATCTGGCTGCAAAACCCGATGCTCGCATCGTCATTATCTCCGAAATTCCGATTGAATCGCGTAATAGCCTGCGCAACAGCGTGATATGGCAGTCGCTTAAGCCGGTCCGAGAAGGCCGTGTTTATATGCTTGATAACGTCAATCCCTATGGCGGCATAACTGCGGGATTACGGTTTGCCCGGCTTCTGAAAGAAGCCTTGCGGGCAGGTGGGGAGACATCCCTGTGA
- the fhuB gene encoding Fe(3+)-hydroxamate ABC transporter permease FhuB gives MTMGKLILSAVIGVAIALGLFLWNANAFLPFGEWPALPFDPQSMSTEQVILAYALLPRASVAIFAGAALGLAGALLQRLLNNPIADPSTLGVSSGAQLAIVTATLFFPTVLDQFRWVVALCGAGVATAIVFLLGWRNRLEPVTMVVSGLLIGVTCSAISAAMTLSQGQYLMSLVTWNGGSLSQQDWSSTIALALQFFVCLIAAIMLSRPLTLAGLGDSSARSLGVPLAWLRVAVVAVAVILSASVAANVGLVSFIGLAAPAIVRGFGVRKPGSILLASPFAGACLLWICDGAVQLFGANLGETFPTGAVTALIGGPLLLWLIPRVRTASPQQSSPSQIVKRASNVKLVVLLAALLVAAFLALALARTPQGWLLLTGEDFREILPLRWPRLLAAAAAGSLLAMAGAVLQRLTGNSLASPEVIGVSGGAGIGFAIALTIFAAPNNAQLLLCAGIGALIAMLVVLSFASRRRLSSARLLLAGISVGSLASAILSIFLSVGDQRSWQILSWLSGSSATATPQNAIFLVVLTFGVIGLALLASRWLTILPLGQTIPISLGLPVRGARMLTILLACIASAAASLLVGPLSFVGLMAPHMTRRMGFDQARSHVIASAVLGALLMVIADLGSRNATFPYELPLGLFAALVGAPYLAWALGRKG, from the coding sequence GTGACCATGGGCAAACTCATTTTGAGCGCCGTAATCGGCGTTGCTATTGCTCTTGGATTGTTTCTCTGGAATGCCAACGCCTTTCTTCCATTTGGCGAGTGGCCTGCGCTTCCATTTGATCCGCAAAGTATGAGCACCGAGCAGGTCATTCTGGCCTACGCATTGTTACCACGCGCATCGGTGGCGATTTTTGCCGGTGCAGCTCTGGGGTTGGCTGGTGCCTTGTTACAGCGGCTTTTGAACAATCCAATTGCAGACCCCTCGACCCTGGGTGTGTCGTCGGGTGCGCAACTGGCGATCGTTACTGCAACGCTTTTCTTCCCAACCGTTCTTGATCAGTTTCGGTGGGTGGTGGCGCTTTGCGGTGCAGGCGTGGCTACTGCAATCGTCTTTCTGCTAGGCTGGCGCAATCGGCTTGAGCCGGTCACGATGGTCGTTTCCGGCCTTCTGATCGGCGTCACGTGCAGCGCAATCTCCGCTGCAATGACGCTATCACAGGGCCAGTATCTCATGTCGCTGGTGACATGGAATGGCGGTTCGCTGAGCCAACAGGATTGGTCATCGACCATTGCGCTTGCGCTGCAATTCTTTGTCTGCCTCATTGCTGCAATCATGCTGAGCCGTCCGCTGACACTCGCAGGCCTTGGCGATAGCAGCGCTCGCTCGCTGGGCGTTCCGCTGGCATGGCTTCGCGTGGCAGTTGTTGCGGTTGCTGTGATCCTTAGCGCGAGTGTTGCTGCCAATGTTGGACTTGTCAGTTTCATCGGTCTTGCGGCGCCAGCAATTGTGCGTGGCTTCGGCGTCAGGAAGCCAGGTTCCATTCTACTGGCCTCGCCCTTTGCAGGCGCGTGTCTCCTCTGGATTTGCGATGGAGCGGTGCAGCTTTTCGGAGCTAATCTTGGCGAAACTTTCCCGACAGGGGCGGTTACCGCGCTCATCGGGGGGCCTTTGCTATTGTGGCTTATTCCGCGTGTGCGGACGGCCTCGCCGCAACAGTCTTCGCCTTCGCAAATCGTCAAGCGTGCATCCAATGTGAAACTTGTTGTGCTGCTCGCGGCACTGCTGGTTGCTGCCTTTCTTGCTCTCGCGCTGGCGCGGACACCGCAGGGCTGGTTGCTTCTGACGGGCGAAGACTTCCGTGAGATTTTACCTTTACGCTGGCCCCGTCTTCTGGCCGCCGCCGCTGCCGGAAGCCTGCTCGCCATGGCAGGCGCAGTTCTGCAGCGCCTGACCGGTAATTCGCTTGCAAGCCCTGAAGTGATCGGCGTCAGTGGTGGTGCAGGCATTGGCTTTGCCATAGCGCTCACAATTTTTGCAGCACCGAACAATGCGCAATTGCTGCTTTGCGCGGGTATCGGCGCATTGATTGCCATGCTTGTGGTCTTGAGCTTTGCGAGCCGCAGAAGGTTGTCTTCCGCACGCTTGTTGCTCGCTGGTATTTCGGTTGGTTCGCTCGCTTCAGCCATTCTGAGCATCTTCCTTTCCGTCGGCGATCAGCGCTCTTGGCAAATCCTTTCATGGCTTAGCGGCTCATCGGCCACGGCAACGCCTCAAAATGCGATCTTTCTCGTTGTGTTGACGTTTGGTGTGATTGGGCTGGCATTGCTTGCTTCCCGTTGGCTGACGATCCTGCCGTTGGGACAGACCATTCCGATCTCGCTCGGTTTACCCGTGCGCGGGGCGCGAATGCTCACAATTTTGCTGGCCTGTATTGCAAGTGCGGCTGCATCATTACTGGTCGGCCCTTTGAGCTTTGTAGGTCTGATGGCGCCGCATATGACACGTCGTATGGGCTTTGATCAGGCCCGGTCGCATGTGATCGCCTCGGCGGTACTTGGTGCGCTATTGATGGTGATTGCCGATCTTGGTTCGCGCAATGCGACCTTCCCCTATGAATTGCCTCTTGGCCTTTTCGCAGCTTTGGTCGGTGCGCCCTATTTGGCCTGGGCATTAGGCCGAAAGGGATAG
- a CDS encoding LysR family transcriptional regulator has translation MDNRFGEMEVFARAVATGSFSAAARQLNMTPSAVSRLVSRLEDRLQVRLLVRSTRSLTPTPEGEVYLAEARGLLDKLTEMEARITDGAQAAVRGPLRISSTVGFGATVIMPLVPEFLKLYPEVELDITLNDSIIDLWQERTDLAIRSGTLKDSALKARPITLMRRLVVASPGYLEKHGTPQRPEDLKAHNCLRYNFQPSEWEFAAPQTGQIVRQVVSGNFLGSDGTILRRICIEDGGLMKTGEHTVSDDLASGQLVEVLAAWAPAEPEKIHAVFPGHPHLAARIRAFIDFLAAKL, from the coding sequence TTGGATAATCGCTTCGGTGAAATGGAGGTCTTCGCGCGTGCTGTAGCGACGGGTAGTTTTTCCGCTGCAGCCCGCCAGCTCAACATGACGCCATCCGCAGTAAGCCGTCTGGTCTCGCGGCTGGAAGATCGCTTGCAGGTGCGATTGCTGGTGCGCTCCACAAGAAGCCTGACCCCCACACCGGAAGGAGAGGTCTATCTGGCAGAAGCGCGCGGCCTGCTGGACAAACTCACGGAGATGGAAGCTCGGATTACCGATGGTGCGCAGGCGGCAGTGCGCGGTCCATTGCGGATAAGTTCAACAGTTGGTTTCGGGGCAACAGTGATCATGCCGCTGGTACCGGAGTTTCTGAAGCTTTATCCAGAGGTCGAACTCGACATAACGCTCAACGACAGCATTATCGATCTCTGGCAGGAGCGCACCGATCTGGCGATCCGCTCAGGTACATTGAAGGATTCGGCTTTGAAAGCCCGTCCCATCACACTGATGCGACGGCTAGTGGTGGCCTCCCCGGGCTATCTGGAAAAACACGGCACGCCTCAAAGGCCAGAAGACCTCAAAGCGCATAATTGCCTACGCTATAATTTCCAGCCAAGTGAATGGGAGTTTGCTGCTCCCCAAACCGGCCAGATCGTTCGACAGGTGGTTTCTGGAAATTTTCTCGGCAGCGACGGCACTATTCTTAGACGCATTTGCATCGAAGACGGTGGACTGATGAAAACCGGTGAACATACCGTCTCGGATGATCTTGCATCGGGGCAGCTGGTGGAGGTGCTTGCGGCATGGGCGCCCGCCGAGCCTGAGAAAATCCATGCGGTTTTTCCCGGACACCCTCACCTTGCCGCCCGCATCCGCGCCTTTATCGATTTCCTAGCGGCAAAACTTTGA
- a CDS encoding MFS transporter yields the protein MPVALIALTIAAYAIGTTEFVIVGLLPTVASDLHITLPLAGLIVSVYALGVTFGAPILTALTGRLERKPLLLGLMALFIAGNMVAASAPSYEILMIGRVLSAFAHGVFFSVGATIAADLVPENKRGSAIAMMFMGLTVAIVTGVPLGTWIGQNFGWRATFWAVSAIGLVALVGIAALLPRTLQKAEPASLLDQLRVLGSGRLLIVYGMTALGYGGTFVTFTYLTPILQDITGFSEGSVSYILMFYGIAIAIGNIVGGRISNDNPVRALTVLFVLQAIVLVLFSFSAVSPHFTLITLAALGFLQFANVPGLQLYVVQLAKEHRPGAVDVASALNIAAFNLGIALGAWLGGLVVESQLGLIATPWVGAILVGGALVLTILSGVLDRRCEPRIATA from the coding sequence ATGCCTGTTGCTCTTATCGCGCTTACGATCGCGGCCTATGCGATCGGGACAACCGAATTTGTGATTGTCGGTCTTCTGCCGACGGTCGCTTCGGATTTACATATCACTCTTCCACTCGCCGGATTGATCGTCAGCGTTTATGCGCTTGGCGTTACCTTCGGCGCTCCGATCCTGACCGCTCTGACTGGTCGTCTTGAACGCAAGCCACTGTTGCTTGGCCTCATGGCGCTGTTCATTGCGGGCAACATGGTTGCAGCCTCGGCACCAAGCTATGAAATCCTCATGATTGGACGCGTGCTTTCGGCGTTTGCTCATGGCGTCTTCTTCTCCGTCGGAGCAACCATTGCCGCCGATCTCGTGCCTGAAAACAAACGCGGTTCTGCCATCGCCATGATGTTCATGGGTCTGACGGTTGCAATTGTAACCGGTGTGCCGCTTGGCACCTGGATCGGCCAGAATTTCGGCTGGCGTGCAACCTTCTGGGCTGTTTCGGCAATCGGTCTCGTCGCACTTGTCGGGATTGCGGCACTTTTGCCGCGCACCCTTCAAAAGGCTGAACCCGCATCGCTCTTGGATCAGCTGCGTGTGCTTGGCTCAGGACGCCTGCTGATCGTCTACGGCATGACCGCGCTCGGTTATGGCGGCACTTTTGTGACATTCACCTACCTGACGCCGATCCTGCAAGACATTACCGGCTTCTCGGAAGGCTCGGTCAGTTACATTCTAATGTTCTATGGCATTGCGATTGCTATCGGCAACATCGTCGGCGGCCGCATTTCAAATGACAATCCGGTTCGTGCACTGACCGTACTGTTTGTGTTGCAGGCGATTGTGCTGGTGCTGTTCAGTTTCAGCGCGGTTTCGCCACACTTCACGCTGATTACACTTGCCGCTCTCGGCTTCCTGCAATTCGCGAATGTTCCTGGCCTGCAGCTCTATGTCGTGCAGCTCGCCAAGGAACACCGTCCCGGTGCTGTCGACGTCGCTTCTGCACTTAATATTGCTGCCTTCAATCTGGGCATCGCGCTTGGCGCCTGGCTCGGAGGTCTCGTGGTGGAAAGCCAGCTTGGCCTCATAGCCACCCCATGGGTTGGTGCAATTCTGGTTGGCGGTGCTTTGGTTCTTACCATCCTAAGCGGCGTGCTTGATCGCCGTTGCGAACCCCGTATTGCGACCGCATAA
- a CDS encoding aldo/keto reductase, translating to MHNVTTNGATIPALGLGTFRMPGEDVLRIVPDALKAGFRHVDTAQIYGNEAEVGEAIATSGIQRGEIFLTTKVWVDNYKHDAFIASVDESLAKLKTDYVDLLLLHWPNKAVSLAEQIGALNEVAKAGKVRHIGVSNFNTVLMAEAKALSDLPLVTNQIEYHPYLSQRAVIEAAHAAGMSITGYYAMADGKVFSDAVLKDIAAAHGKSVAQVVLRWLVQQDNVISLSKTVSEARIRENLAIFDFALTEPEMQAIHALAKPDGRIVSPDGLAPQWD from the coding sequence ATGCATAACGTAACAACAAATGGTGCCACCATCCCCGCCCTCGGCCTAGGCACTTTCCGTATGCCTGGCGAGGATGTACTTCGCATCGTCCCAGACGCGCTCAAGGCTGGCTTCCGGCATGTCGATACCGCGCAGATTTATGGCAATGAAGCCGAAGTCGGTGAAGCAATTGCGACGTCCGGCATCCAGCGCGGTGAAATTTTCCTGACCACAAAAGTCTGGGTCGATAATTACAAGCACGATGCTTTCATCGCGTCTGTTGATGAAAGCCTTGCCAAGCTCAAGACCGATTATGTTGATCTGCTGCTTCTGCATTGGCCTAATAAGGCTGTGTCGCTCGCCGAGCAGATCGGTGCGCTCAACGAAGTCGCAAAGGCTGGCAAGGTCCGTCACATCGGGGTGTCGAACTTCAACACTGTACTGATGGCAGAAGCAAAGGCGCTGTCCGATCTGCCGCTGGTGACGAACCAGATCGAATATCACCCGTATTTGAGCCAGCGTGCCGTGATTGAAGCGGCTCATGCTGCCGGAATGTCGATCACCGGCTATTATGCGATGGCCGACGGCAAAGTGTTTAGCGATGCAGTCCTCAAGGACATCGCTGCAGCGCACGGAAAATCGGTCGCGCAGGTGGTTCTTCGCTGGCTGGTCCAGCAGGATAATGTGATATCGCTGTCCAAGACGGTTAGCGAGGCACGAATTCGGGAAAATCTAGCCATTTTCGACTTTGCATTAACTGAGCCGGAAATGCAGGCGATCCACGCGCTTGCCAAGCCCGATGGACGCATTGTCAGCCCGGACGGGCTCGCCCCTCAGTGGGACTAA